In one Parambassis ranga chromosome 6, fParRan2.1, whole genome shotgun sequence genomic region, the following are encoded:
- the wt1a gene encoding WT1 transcription factor a isoform X4 — MGSDVRDLNSLLPPVPAGPSPACPALPVSTAPQWAPVLDFHTAASPYSSLAAPHTSLGAHSFIKQEPSWGATGDPHHHDTDPHCGLSAFTVHFSGQFTGTGACRYGAFGAPAPTASSQPPSVTTTHHHQPPGRMFSNPPYLTNCMDTQQAARNQTGYSTVAFDGAGNYGHTPTHHSSQFSNHSFKHEDALTQQNTMGEQQYPVPPPVYGCHTPSDSCASSQALLLRNPYNSHAASYDSDPSTPMVYSCSTQYRIHTHGVFRGIQDVRRVPSIAPAIVRSETSEKRPFMCAYPGCNKRYFKLSHLQMHGRKHTGEKPYQCDVTDCGRRFSRSDQLKRHQRRHTGVRPFQCETCQRKFSRSDHLKTHTRTHTGEKPFNCRWPNCQKKFARSDELVRHHNMHQRNLTKLQLSI; from the exons ATGGGTTCAGATGTACGTGACCTGAACTCCCTGTTGCCCCCGGTCCCCGCAGGCCCCAGCCCTGCCTGTCCAGCCCTGCCTGTCAGCACAGCCCCTCAGTGGGCTCCTGTCCTGGACTTCCACACCGCTGCCTCCCCTTACTCCTCCCTTGCTGCCCCCCACACCTCCCTGGGGGCACACTCCTTCATCAAGCAGGAGCCCAGCTGGGGGGCCACTGGGGACCCCCACCACCATGACACAGACCCCCACTGCGGCCTCAGCGCCTTCACCGTGCACTTCTCGGGACAGTTCACTGGGACCGGGGCTTGCAGATATGGGGCGTTTGGGGCCCCTGCACCAACGGCGTCTAGCCAGCCTCCTTCTGTGACCACCACGCACCACCATCAGCCCCCCGGCAGGATGTTCAGCAACCCGCCATACCTGACAaactgcatggacacacagcaggcagcccGCAACCAGACAG GTTACAGCACTGTTGCGTTCGATGGAGCCGGTAATTACGGTCACACTCCTACACACCACAGCTCGCAGTTCTCCAACCACTCCTTCAAACATGAAGACGCGCTCACGCAGCAAAACACCATGG GTGAGCAGCAGTATCCCGTACCTCCCCCTGTTTATGGATGTCACACACCTTCAGACAGCTGTGCAAGCAGCCAAGCTCTGCTGCTGAGGAACCCTTacaacag CCATGCAGCCAGCTACGACAGTGACCCCAGCACACCGATGGTTTACAGCTGCAGCACGCAGTACCGCATACACACTCATGGAGTCTTCAGGGGCATTCAG gatgtgCGACGGGTGCCCAGCATTGCTCCCGCCATAGTGCGGTCAGAGACCAGCGAGAAGCGCCCGTTCATGTGCGCGTACCCAGGATGCAACAAGCGTTACTTCAAGCTGTCTCATCTGCAAATGCACGGCCGCAAACACACag GAGAGAAACCTTAccagtgtgatgtcacagactgTGGCCGCAGATTTTCACGCTCTGATCAGCTGAAGCGACACCAGCGGAGACACACAG GAGTTAGACCGTTCCAATGCGAGACGTGTCAGAGAAAGTTCTCTCGGTCTGACCAccttaagacacacacacggactcATACAG GTGAGAAGCCGTTTAACTGTCGGTGGCCCAACTGTCAGAAGAAGTTTGCCCGGAGTGATGAGCTGGTGCGACACCACAACATGCACCAGAGGAACCTTACCAAGCTCCAGCTCTCCATCTGA
- the wt1a gene encoding WT1 transcription factor a isoform X3: protein MGSDVRDLNSLLPPVPAGPSPACPALPVSTAPQWAPVLDFHTAASPYSSLAAPHTSLGAHSFIKQEPSWGATGDPHHHDTDPHCGLSAFTVHFSGQFTGTGACRYGAFGAPAPTASSQPPSVTTTHHHQPPGRMFSNPPYLTNCMDTQQAARNQTGYSTVAFDGAGNYGHTPTHHSSQFSNHSFKHEDALTQQNTMGTCEQQYPVPPPVYGCHTPSDSCASSQALLLRNPYNSHAASYDSDPSTPMVYSCSTQYRIHTHGVFRGIQDVRRVPSIAPAIVRSETSEKRPFMCAYPGCNKRYFKLSHLQMHGRKHTGEKPYQCDVTDCGRRFSRSDQLKRHQRRHTGVRPFQCETCQRKFSRSDHLKTHTRTHTGEKPFNCRWPNCQKKFARSDELVRHHNMHQRNLTKLQLSI from the exons ATGGGTTCAGATGTACGTGACCTGAACTCCCTGTTGCCCCCGGTCCCCGCAGGCCCCAGCCCTGCCTGTCCAGCCCTGCCTGTCAGCACAGCCCCTCAGTGGGCTCCTGTCCTGGACTTCCACACCGCTGCCTCCCCTTACTCCTCCCTTGCTGCCCCCCACACCTCCCTGGGGGCACACTCCTTCATCAAGCAGGAGCCCAGCTGGGGGGCCACTGGGGACCCCCACCACCATGACACAGACCCCCACTGCGGCCTCAGCGCCTTCACCGTGCACTTCTCGGGACAGTTCACTGGGACCGGGGCTTGCAGATATGGGGCGTTTGGGGCCCCTGCACCAACGGCGTCTAGCCAGCCTCCTTCTGTGACCACCACGCACCACCATCAGCCCCCCGGCAGGATGTTCAGCAACCCGCCATACCTGACAaactgcatggacacacagcaggcagcccGCAACCAGACAG GTTACAGCACTGTTGCGTTCGATGGAGCCGGTAATTACGGTCACACTCCTACACACCACAGCTCGCAGTTCTCCAACCACTCCTTCAAACATGAAGACGCGCTCACGCAGCAAAACACCATGGGTacat GTGAGCAGCAGTATCCCGTACCTCCCCCTGTTTATGGATGTCACACACCTTCAGACAGCTGTGCAAGCAGCCAAGCTCTGCTGCTGAGGAACCCTTacaacag CCATGCAGCCAGCTACGACAGTGACCCCAGCACACCGATGGTTTACAGCTGCAGCACGCAGTACCGCATACACACTCATGGAGTCTTCAGGGGCATTCAG gatgtgCGACGGGTGCCCAGCATTGCTCCCGCCATAGTGCGGTCAGAGACCAGCGAGAAGCGCCCGTTCATGTGCGCGTACCCAGGATGCAACAAGCGTTACTTCAAGCTGTCTCATCTGCAAATGCACGGCCGCAAACACACag GAGAGAAACCTTAccagtgtgatgtcacagactgTGGCCGCAGATTTTCACGCTCTGATCAGCTGAAGCGACACCAGCGGAGACACACAG GAGTTAGACCGTTCCAATGCGAGACGTGTCAGAGAAAGTTCTCTCGGTCTGACCAccttaagacacacacacggactcATACAG GTGAGAAGCCGTTTAACTGTCGGTGGCCCAACTGTCAGAAGAAGTTTGCCCGGAGTGATGAGCTGGTGCGACACCACAACATGCACCAGAGGAACCTTACCAAGCTCCAGCTCTCCATCTGA
- the wt1a gene encoding WT1 transcription factor a isoform X2, with amino-acid sequence MGSDVRDLNSLLPPVPAGPSPACPALPVSTAPQWAPVLDFHTAASPYSSLAAPHTSLGAHSFIKQEPSWGATGDPHHHDTDPHCGLSAFTVHFSGQFTGTGACRYGAFGAPAPTASSQPPSVTTTHHHQPPGRMFSNPPYLTNCMDTQQAARNQTGYSTVAFDGAGNYGHTPTHHSSQFSNHSFKHEDALTQQNTMGEQQYPVPPPVYGCHTPSDSCASSQALLLRNPYNSHAASYDSDPSTPMVYSCSTQYRIHTHGVFRGIQDVRRVPSIAPAIVRSETSEKRPFMCAYPGCNKRYFKLSHLQMHGRKHTGEKPYQCDVTDCGRRFSRSDQLKRHQRRHTGVRPFQCETCQRKFSRSDHLKTHTRTHTGKTSEKPFNCRWPNCQKKFARSDELVRHHNMHQRNLTKLQLSI; translated from the exons ATGGGTTCAGATGTACGTGACCTGAACTCCCTGTTGCCCCCGGTCCCCGCAGGCCCCAGCCCTGCCTGTCCAGCCCTGCCTGTCAGCACAGCCCCTCAGTGGGCTCCTGTCCTGGACTTCCACACCGCTGCCTCCCCTTACTCCTCCCTTGCTGCCCCCCACACCTCCCTGGGGGCACACTCCTTCATCAAGCAGGAGCCCAGCTGGGGGGCCACTGGGGACCCCCACCACCATGACACAGACCCCCACTGCGGCCTCAGCGCCTTCACCGTGCACTTCTCGGGACAGTTCACTGGGACCGGGGCTTGCAGATATGGGGCGTTTGGGGCCCCTGCACCAACGGCGTCTAGCCAGCCTCCTTCTGTGACCACCACGCACCACCATCAGCCCCCCGGCAGGATGTTCAGCAACCCGCCATACCTGACAaactgcatggacacacagcaggcagcccGCAACCAGACAG GTTACAGCACTGTTGCGTTCGATGGAGCCGGTAATTACGGTCACACTCCTACACACCACAGCTCGCAGTTCTCCAACCACTCCTTCAAACATGAAGACGCGCTCACGCAGCAAAACACCATGG GTGAGCAGCAGTATCCCGTACCTCCCCCTGTTTATGGATGTCACACACCTTCAGACAGCTGTGCAAGCAGCCAAGCTCTGCTGCTGAGGAACCCTTacaacag CCATGCAGCCAGCTACGACAGTGACCCCAGCACACCGATGGTTTACAGCTGCAGCACGCAGTACCGCATACACACTCATGGAGTCTTCAGGGGCATTCAG gatgtgCGACGGGTGCCCAGCATTGCTCCCGCCATAGTGCGGTCAGAGACCAGCGAGAAGCGCCCGTTCATGTGCGCGTACCCAGGATGCAACAAGCGTTACTTCAAGCTGTCTCATCTGCAAATGCACGGCCGCAAACACACag GAGAGAAACCTTAccagtgtgatgtcacagactgTGGCCGCAGATTTTCACGCTCTGATCAGCTGAAGCGACACCAGCGGAGACACACAG GAGTTAGACCGTTCCAATGCGAGACGTGTCAGAGAAAGTTCTCTCGGTCTGACCAccttaagacacacacacggactcATACAGGTAAAACAA GTGAGAAGCCGTTTAACTGTCGGTGGCCCAACTGTCAGAAGAAGTTTGCCCGGAGTGATGAGCTGGTGCGACACCACAACATGCACCAGAGGAACCTTACCAAGCTCCAGCTCTCCATCTGA
- the wt1a gene encoding WT1 transcription factor a isoform X1, with protein MGSDVRDLNSLLPPVPAGPSPACPALPVSTAPQWAPVLDFHTAASPYSSLAAPHTSLGAHSFIKQEPSWGATGDPHHHDTDPHCGLSAFTVHFSGQFTGTGACRYGAFGAPAPTASSQPPSVTTTHHHQPPGRMFSNPPYLTNCMDTQQAARNQTGYSTVAFDGAGNYGHTPTHHSSQFSNHSFKHEDALTQQNTMGTCEQQYPVPPPVYGCHTPSDSCASSQALLLRNPYNSHAASYDSDPSTPMVYSCSTQYRIHTHGVFRGIQDVRRVPSIAPAIVRSETSEKRPFMCAYPGCNKRYFKLSHLQMHGRKHTGEKPYQCDVTDCGRRFSRSDQLKRHQRRHTGVRPFQCETCQRKFSRSDHLKTHTRTHTGKTSEKPFNCRWPNCQKKFARSDELVRHHNMHQRNLTKLQLSI; from the exons ATGGGTTCAGATGTACGTGACCTGAACTCCCTGTTGCCCCCGGTCCCCGCAGGCCCCAGCCCTGCCTGTCCAGCCCTGCCTGTCAGCACAGCCCCTCAGTGGGCTCCTGTCCTGGACTTCCACACCGCTGCCTCCCCTTACTCCTCCCTTGCTGCCCCCCACACCTCCCTGGGGGCACACTCCTTCATCAAGCAGGAGCCCAGCTGGGGGGCCACTGGGGACCCCCACCACCATGACACAGACCCCCACTGCGGCCTCAGCGCCTTCACCGTGCACTTCTCGGGACAGTTCACTGGGACCGGGGCTTGCAGATATGGGGCGTTTGGGGCCCCTGCACCAACGGCGTCTAGCCAGCCTCCTTCTGTGACCACCACGCACCACCATCAGCCCCCCGGCAGGATGTTCAGCAACCCGCCATACCTGACAaactgcatggacacacagcaggcagcccGCAACCAGACAG GTTACAGCACTGTTGCGTTCGATGGAGCCGGTAATTACGGTCACACTCCTACACACCACAGCTCGCAGTTCTCCAACCACTCCTTCAAACATGAAGACGCGCTCACGCAGCAAAACACCATGGGTacat GTGAGCAGCAGTATCCCGTACCTCCCCCTGTTTATGGATGTCACACACCTTCAGACAGCTGTGCAAGCAGCCAAGCTCTGCTGCTGAGGAACCCTTacaacag CCATGCAGCCAGCTACGACAGTGACCCCAGCACACCGATGGTTTACAGCTGCAGCACGCAGTACCGCATACACACTCATGGAGTCTTCAGGGGCATTCAG gatgtgCGACGGGTGCCCAGCATTGCTCCCGCCATAGTGCGGTCAGAGACCAGCGAGAAGCGCCCGTTCATGTGCGCGTACCCAGGATGCAACAAGCGTTACTTCAAGCTGTCTCATCTGCAAATGCACGGCCGCAAACACACag GAGAGAAACCTTAccagtgtgatgtcacagactgTGGCCGCAGATTTTCACGCTCTGATCAGCTGAAGCGACACCAGCGGAGACACACAG GAGTTAGACCGTTCCAATGCGAGACGTGTCAGAGAAAGTTCTCTCGGTCTGACCAccttaagacacacacacggactcATACAGGTAAAACAA GTGAGAAGCCGTTTAACTGTCGGTGGCCCAACTGTCAGAAGAAGTTTGCCCGGAGTGATGAGCTGGTGCGACACCACAACATGCACCAGAGGAACCTTACCAAGCTCCAGCTCTCCATCTGA